CTCGAGGGCCTGCCCGTGGGCTCGGTCCGCGCGCCGCTCGTCGACCCGACCCCGGCGCAAGAGGCCCGACTGTCCGAGATCCTCGCCGCGGGCCGCGCACTGCTGTGACCACGATCGCCTCGCTCGGCGCCCGGCTGATCCGGGTGCCGCTGACGCGCCCGTGGGCCGCCGACGTCACTTCGGTGGGCGTCATCGCGACCCACGTCGTGCGGTCGGACGGCGCCGAGGGGTGGGGCTTCTCGTGGACGCCGCAGATCGGCGCCGAGGCGGTGCTCGCGCTGCTGCAGCACGACATCCCCGCCTTCGCCGTCGGCCGCTCGGCCGAGCCGGCGGAGGTGTGGCCCGAGCTGTGGCGGCACCTGCATGAAGCGGGTGGCGGCGGTCTCACGACGATCGCGATCGCGGGGCTCGACCTCGCCCTGTGGGATGCCGCGGCCCGCGCCGCCGGCACCTCGGTGTCGACGTCGATCGGCCGCCGCCGCGAGTCGGTGCGCTCCTACGGCAGCGGCATCAACCTGCACTACGAGCTCGACGATCTGCTCGCGCAGGCGCAGCGCTGGGTGGATGCCGGTTTCGACGCCGTGAAGATGAAGGTCGGCAGCCCCGACCTGACGCGCGACGTCGAGCGCGTCGCCGCGGTGCGTGACGTCATCGGACCCGACCGGCAGCTCATGATCGACGCGAATCAGCGGTGGGACCTCGACCGGGCGACGACCGCCGTCGAGGCACTAGCGGCATCCGACATCGCCTGGATCGAGGAGCCGCTGCGCGCCGACGACCTCGCCGGCCACATCGAACTCGCCCGTCGCCTTCGATCCGGATCGGGAGTGCCGATCGCCCTCGGCGAGAACGTGCACACCCGCTACCGCTTCGACGACTTCGTCCGGTCGGGCGCTGCGCAGGTCGTGCAGCCGAACATCGTCCGCGTCGGCGGGATCACCCCGTTCCTCGAGATCGCGGGCGACGCGCACGCCGCCGGTGTCGACCTGCATCCCCACCTGCTGCCCGAGCTCTCGGGCCAGCTCGCAATGACCCTGCCGCAGGAGGTCCTCGTCGAGGACATCGAGGATGCCGCTTTCGGCGCCCTCGGTGCGCTCGACGCCCCCTCCCCCGTCACCATCGCCGACGGAACGCTGACCGAGGTGCCCCACGAGGGTCTCGGCCTGCGCTTCACCGACCCGGAAGGACTCCGATGACCACGTCACCCGAAGAACTCGCCCGCCTCACCGACGCCGCCGCGGCCGCCGCGCCGATCTGGCGCACGTCGTCCGCCGACGATCGCGCGCGCTGGCTGAGCGCCGTCGCCGACGCGCTCGACGCCCACGCCGACGAACTGGTGGCGATCGCCGACCGCGAGACCCGCCTCGGCGCCGTCCGTCTGCGCGGCGAGGTCGGCCGCACGACGGGGCAGCTGCGCCTGTTCGCCGCGGTCGTCCGCGAGGGCTCGTACCTCGAGCTGACCGTCGACGACGCGGATGCCGCGGCCACCCCGCCCCGCCCGGAGCTGCGTCGCCTGCTCGTCGGCGTCGGCCCGGTCGCCGTGTTCTCGGCATCCAACTTCCCGTTCGCCTTCTCGGTCTGCGGCGGCGACACCGCCTCGGCGTGGGCGGCCGGGAACCCGGTCATCGTGAAGGCGCACTCGGGGCACCCCGAGCTGTCGGAGCGCACCGCCGCCATCGCGATCGAGGCGCTGACGGCCGC
This DNA window, taken from Microbacterium sp. MM2322, encodes the following:
- a CDS encoding mandelate racemase/muconate lactonizing enzyme family protein, giving the protein MTTIASLGARLIRVPLTRPWAADVTSVGVIATHVVRSDGAEGWGFSWTPQIGAEAVLALLQHDIPAFAVGRSAEPAEVWPELWRHLHEAGGGGLTTIAIAGLDLALWDAAARAAGTSVSTSIGRRRESVRSYGSGINLHYELDDLLAQAQRWVDAGFDAVKMKVGSPDLTRDVERVAAVRDVIGPDRQLMIDANQRWDLDRATTAVEALAASDIAWIEEPLRADDLAGHIELARRLRSGSGVPIALGENVHTRYRFDDFVRSGAAQVVQPNIVRVGGITPFLEIAGDAHAAGVDLHPHLLPELSGQLAMTLPQEVLVEDIEDAAFGALGALDAPSPVTIADGTLTEVPHEGLGLRFTDPEGLR